The Streptomyces aurantiacus genome includes a region encoding these proteins:
- a CDS encoding bile acid:sodium symporter family protein, whose protein sequence is MKRLKWPSWLPIDPYILLLLGTVGLAALLPARGTGADVASGASTAAIAFLFFLYGARLSTREAMDGVRHWRLHVTVLACTFLVFPLLGLAARGLEPVFLDHSLYTGLLFLTLVPSTVQSSIAFTSMARGNVPAAICAGSFSSLVGIVLTPLLAAALLGSSGGGFSADSLLKIVLQLLVPFLAGQLLRRWIGGFVTRHKQVLGHVDRGSILLVVYTAFSEGMVQGIWHQVSPLRLGGLLAVEAVLLAVMLALTWYGSKALGFSREDRVAIQFAGSKKSLASGLPMASVLFGAHASLAVLPLMLFHQMQLMVCAVIAKRRSRDPEARRPVTPAPAAESRIAVGTGTRSG, encoded by the coding sequence GTGAAACGCCTGAAGTGGCCGTCCTGGCTGCCGATCGACCCGTACATCCTGCTGCTGCTCGGGACGGTGGGGCTCGCCGCCCTCCTGCCCGCCCGGGGCACCGGTGCCGATGTCGCCTCCGGAGCCTCCACCGCCGCGATCGCCTTCCTCTTCTTCCTCTACGGGGCCCGGCTGTCCACGCGTGAGGCGATGGACGGGGTGCGGCACTGGCGCTTGCACGTCACCGTCCTGGCCTGCACGTTCCTGGTGTTCCCGCTGCTCGGCCTGGCCGCCCGCGGGCTCGAACCGGTGTTCCTGGACCACTCGCTCTACACCGGACTGCTCTTCCTCACCCTCGTCCCCTCGACCGTCCAGTCCTCGATCGCCTTCACCTCCATGGCGCGCGGCAACGTGCCCGCCGCGATCTGCGCGGGCTCCTTCTCCTCCCTGGTGGGCATCGTGCTCACCCCGCTGCTCGCCGCGGCGCTCCTCGGCAGCAGCGGCGGCGGCTTCTCCGCGGACTCCCTCCTCAAGATCGTGCTCCAGCTGCTCGTGCCGTTCCTGGCCGGGCAGCTGCTGCGCCGCTGGATCGGCGGCTTCGTCACCCGCCACAAGCAGGTCCTCGGACACGTCGACCGCGGCTCGATCCTGCTGGTCGTCTACACCGCGTTCAGCGAGGGCATGGTGCAGGGCATCTGGCACCAGGTCAGCCCGCTGCGCCTGGGCGGCCTGCTCGCCGTCGAGGCGGTGCTGCTCGCCGTCATGCTGGCGCTCACCTGGTACGGCTCGAAGGCTCTGGGCTTCAGCCGCGAGGACCGTGTCGCGATCCAGTTCGCCGGGTCGAAGAAGTCCCTGGCGTCCGGACTGCCCATGGCGAGCGTGCTGTTCGGCGCCCACGCCTCGCTGGCCGTGCTGCCGCTGATGCTCTTCCACCAGATGCAGCTCATGGTCTGCGCGGTCATCGCCAAACGCCGCTCCCGGGACCCCGAGGCACGGCGGCCCGTCACCCCGGCCCCAGCCGCAGAGTCACGAATCGCGGTCGGTACAGGGACACGTTCCGGCTGA
- a CDS encoding LysR substrate-binding domain-containing protein, with protein MYEPSQLRTFLAVAQTLSFTRAARRLGLRQSTVSQHVRRLEDAAGRQLFTRDTHSVELTEDGEAMLGFARRILEAHEQAAAFFTGTRLRGRLRFGASEDFVLTRLTEILEGFRHDHPEVDLELTVELSGTLHERLADGKLDLVLAKRRPEDPRGELVWHDRLVWIGAERLRLDPDRPVPLIVYPPPGVTRALALEALERQDRSWRIACTSGSLNGLIAAARAGLGVMAHSRGLIPPGLFRVPDRAGLPELGEVEFVLVHGRRHTAAKGAADALAASILSAGDRLHRAR; from the coding sequence GTGTACGAGCCCTCGCAGCTGCGCACCTTCCTGGCCGTGGCCCAGACGCTGAGCTTCACCCGGGCGGCCCGGCGGCTCGGGCTGCGTCAGTCCACGGTCAGCCAGCACGTGCGACGCCTGGAGGACGCCGCCGGCCGGCAGCTGTTCACCCGGGACACCCACTCGGTGGAACTGACGGAGGACGGCGAGGCGATGCTCGGGTTCGCGCGCCGGATCCTGGAGGCGCACGAGCAGGCGGCGGCGTTCTTCACGGGGACGCGGCTGCGCGGCCGGCTGCGGTTCGGCGCCTCGGAGGACTTCGTCCTCACCCGCCTGACCGAGATCCTGGAGGGTTTCCGTCACGACCATCCGGAGGTCGATCTGGAGCTGACGGTCGAGCTGTCGGGCACCCTGCACGAGCGGCTCGCCGACGGGAAGCTCGACCTGGTGCTGGCCAAGCGCCGCCCCGAGGACCCGCGCGGCGAACTGGTCTGGCACGACCGGCTGGTCTGGATCGGCGCGGAACGCCTGAGGCTGGATCCCGACCGTCCCGTCCCGCTGATCGTCTACCCGCCGCCGGGCGTCACCCGGGCCCTGGCCCTGGAGGCCCTGGAGCGCCAGGACCGGTCCTGGCGCATCGCGTGCACGAGCGGCAGCCTCAACGGCCTCATCGCGGCGGCCCGCGCCGGGCTCGGCGTGATGGCCCACTCACGGGGCCTGATCCCGCCGGGGCTCTTCCGCGTTCCCGACCGCGCGGGCCTGCCGGAGCTGGGCGAGGTGGAGTTCGTCCTGGTCCACGGCAGACGCCACACGGCGGCCAAGGGGGCGGCGGACGCGCTGGCGGCCTCGATCCTGTCGGCCGGCGACAGACTGCACCGCGCTCGTTGA